One stretch of Rosistilla oblonga DNA includes these proteins:
- a CDS encoding alpha/beta hydrolase produces MNRLWSENASASGSFSWANNPQSHSSATLESCGRSSFFLPVQYESNYQYPLVIWLHNEGSDQTQMSSVVPSISMQNYIGVGVRAPRATDSMGHGFSWLQSEAGIAITEQTLFDAIELASSRYSINRDRVCLVGYREGGTMALRTALRHPTAFAGAISLGGRFPTGSRPLANLEAARNLPMMIALGTDESGYPTNDLCRDLRHLHAARIGLDLRQYDVANELHPQILSDVNEWIMGQVTGVDTLHTATMCDTEPVEFSAN; encoded by the coding sequence GTCGCATTCCTCGGCGACGCTTGAAAGCTGTGGCAGGTCTTCCTTTTTCCTCCCCGTACAATACGAATCCAACTACCAGTACCCGCTGGTGATTTGGCTCCACAACGAAGGGAGCGACCAAACGCAGATGTCCAGCGTGGTCCCTTCGATCAGCATGCAAAACTACATCGGTGTCGGCGTTCGAGCGCCGCGTGCTACCGATTCGATGGGACACGGCTTCTCCTGGCTGCAAAGCGAAGCCGGAATTGCGATCACCGAACAAACGCTGTTCGATGCGATCGAACTTGCTAGTTCGCGATACAGCATCAATCGCGACCGCGTCTGCTTAGTCGGTTATCGCGAAGGTGGCACGATGGCTCTGCGGACCGCGCTGCGTCACCCGACTGCGTTTGCCGGCGCGATCTCTTTGGGCGGACGCTTTCCGACCGGATCGCGGCCGTTGGCAAACCTCGAGGCGGCTCGCAATCTGCCGATGATGATCGCGCTTGGAACCGACGAATCGGGTTACCCGACCAACGACCTGTGCCGCGATTTGCGACACCTGCACGCCGCCCGGATCGGGTTGGATCTGCGGCAATACGATGTCGCCAACGAACTGCATCCGCAGATTTTGAGCGATGTCAACGAATGGATTATGGGGCAGGTCACCGGCGTCGATACGTTGCACACAGCAACGATGTGCGACACCGAACCTGTTGAGTTTTCCGCGAACTAA